The Sorangiineae bacterium MSr11367 genome window below encodes:
- a CDS encoding OsmC family protein — protein MRPVNVFGDSAKFRQNIEIGPHLLHADEPTELGGEDAGPEPHEFLLAALGACTSMTVKMYAERKNYPLTSVRVELRGDKTADAFIIHRELFLEGELSEAERARLLEIAEKCPVHKTLSNTIRIETKLG, from the coding sequence ATGCGACCCGTGAACGTCTTCGGTGATTCGGCGAAGTTTCGACAGAACATCGAGATCGGCCCGCACCTTCTCCACGCCGACGAACCGACGGAGCTGGGCGGGGAGGACGCCGGGCCCGAGCCGCACGAGTTTCTTCTGGCCGCGCTCGGCGCTTGCACATCGATGACGGTAAAGATGTACGCGGAGCGAAAAAACTATCCCCTGACGTCCGTTCGCGTCGAGCTGCGCGGTGACAAGACGGCCGACGCCTTCATCATCCACCGAGAACTCTTCCTCGAGGGCGAGTTGTCCGAAGCCGAACGCGCCCGCTTGCTCGAAATTGCGGAAAAGTGCCCGGTGCACAAGACACTGTCGAACACGATCCGCATCGAGACGAAGCTCGGCTAA
- the serA gene encoding phosphoglycerate dehydrogenase, with protein MPSDQPLLATNPFSGSKEPLRILLCENVHSSSHEAFSAAGLQIESISYAPTEEELRERLRDVHVLGIRSKTHVRSSTLAYADKLLSIGCFCIGTNQVDLADANRRGLPVFNAPFSNTRSVAEMILAEVVMLARQLGDRSREVHEGRWRKVSSGCYEVRGKTLGIVGYGHIGTQVSILAEAFGMRVLYYDIATKLPIGNARSVASLAELLANSDYVTLHVPATRDTTKMIGASELAGMKRGGYLLNASRGQVVDIGALAASIRDKHLGGAAVDVYPEEPESNGDQFASELRGLPNVILTPHVGGSTEEAQESIGREVSIALTKFVTAGTTTGSVNFPTVELPQVGGTHRVLNVHRNVPGVLRDINRIVSDRNANIHSQVLSTDANIGYLIMDLDQDVSADVCRDVAALSTNIRTRISN; from the coding sequence ATGCCCTCCGACCAGCCATTGCTCGCCACCAATCCGTTTTCTGGTTCGAAAGAACCCCTCCGCATTCTGCTCTGCGAAAACGTTCATTCGAGTTCGCACGAAGCCTTCTCCGCAGCCGGCCTGCAGATCGAGAGCATTTCCTATGCTCCCACTGAGGAAGAGCTGCGTGAACGTCTGCGCGACGTGCACGTCTTGGGCATCCGTAGCAAGACGCACGTGCGCTCCTCGACCTTGGCGTACGCCGACAAGCTGCTCTCCATCGGATGCTTTTGCATCGGCACCAACCAGGTCGACCTGGCGGATGCGAATCGCCGGGGCCTACCGGTGTTCAACGCGCCGTTCAGCAACACGCGCAGCGTGGCCGAGATGATCTTGGCGGAGGTGGTCATGCTGGCCCGCCAGCTCGGCGACCGTTCGCGCGAGGTGCACGAGGGCCGGTGGCGCAAGGTTTCCAGCGGCTGCTACGAGGTGCGCGGCAAGACGCTCGGCATCGTGGGCTATGGCCATATCGGCACCCAAGTGAGCATTCTGGCCGAGGCCTTCGGCATGCGCGTCCTCTATTACGATATTGCAACGAAGCTGCCCATCGGCAACGCGCGCTCCGTGGCATCGTTGGCGGAGCTGCTGGCGAACTCGGATTACGTGACCTTGCACGTGCCGGCCACGCGCGACACGACGAAGATGATCGGCGCCAGCGAGCTCGCGGGTATGAAGCGCGGCGGGTATCTGCTGAACGCCAGCCGCGGGCAAGTGGTGGACATCGGCGCGCTCGCCGCGTCGATTCGCGACAAGCACCTCGGCGGCGCCGCGGTGGACGTGTACCCCGAGGAGCCCGAGTCCAACGGCGACCAATTCGCCAGCGAATTGCGCGGCCTCCCCAACGTGATCCTCACGCCGCACGTCGGCGGGTCCACGGAGGAAGCGCAGGAGTCCATCGGGCGCGAGGTCTCCATTGCGTTGACCAAGTTCGTCACCGCGGGAACCACCACGGGCTCGGTGAATTTTCCGACCGTCGAGCTTCCGCAAGTCGGCGGCACCCACCGCGTCCTCAACGTGCACCGCAACGTGCCCGGCGTTCTGCGCGACATCAACCGCATCGTGTCGGACCGCAACGCGAACATCCACAGCCAGGTCCTCTCGACCGATGCCAACATCGGTTACCTGATCATGGACCTCGACCAAGACGTCTCCGCCGACGTGTGCCGCGACGTGGCCGCATTGTCCACGAACATCCGCACGCGCATCAGCAATTAG
- a CDS encoding SCP2 sterol-binding domain-containing protein, with protein MLPQNLPAGTSVESFFEDVLPEAHRRLVPADPSAGEYVVAIRMEGPGTDSTRYAYTIRGREISVKQGDASADVQAHLWIAGEYAALAFFLEDWSGPRRFAPTFEPAQGVKLITDPRVLKRLSQATGKIELGLVDFEGGAGNLVISAGGAKKHALKDAASDAVIETRVSVFEKLLAGKLGPDEAIADSHVAVRGKKLVAMQFAFALAPFFPAAARE; from the coding sequence ATGTTACCTCAAAACCTTCCCGCCGGCACGAGCGTCGAGTCGTTCTTCGAAGACGTCTTGCCCGAGGCCCACCGCCGCCTCGTTCCGGCGGACCCGAGCGCAGGCGAGTACGTCGTCGCCATTCGGATGGAAGGCCCCGGCACGGACAGCACGCGTTACGCGTACACGATTCGCGGGCGCGAAATCTCCGTGAAACAGGGCGACGCGTCGGCCGACGTCCAGGCCCACTTGTGGATCGCCGGAGAATACGCCGCGCTGGCTTTTTTCCTGGAGGATTGGAGCGGCCCACGCCGCTTTGCCCCAACCTTCGAGCCGGCCCAAGGTGTCAAGCTCATCACCGATCCGCGGGTACTGAAACGCCTCTCCCAGGCCACCGGCAAGATCGAGCTCGGCCTGGTCGACTTCGAGGGCGGCGCAGGCAACCTGGTCATCTCGGCGGGCGGGGCCAAAAAGCACGCGCTCAAGGACGCCGCCTCGGACGCGGTCATCGAGACACGGGTGTCGGTGTTCGAGAAGCTCCTCGCCGGCAAGCTCGGGCCGGACGAAGCCATTGCGGATTCGCACGTGGCGGTGCGCGGAAAGAAGCTCGTGGCCATGCAGTTCGCCTTCGCGCTCGCACCATTCTTCCCTGCAGCCGCGCGAGAATGA
- the fmt gene encoding methionyl-tRNA formyltransferase, producing MTTIRTIFFGTPGFSVPCLEALTEVATVVGVVCQPDRPVGRGLTLTPPPVKVRATELGIPVVQPTKLRTGAFGAWVRAQAVDVAVVVAYGRILPSDVLAGPRLGCLNVHASLLPKYRGAAPIARAVMAGETETGITLMQLDEGMDTGNMIAKFPTAVGENETAAELGERMARIGADALRSSFAGYIRGDFLPEKQDDAQATLAPPLKKEEGKIDFTLPARRVHDHVRGVNPWPGAIAMLGDKKVKIHATRVSDFSRPGAAPGTVILADKTQVVVAAGEGALELVTVQLEGRKAVRASDWYLGRGVAENDVLA from the coding sequence GTGACGACGATACGCACCATCTTTTTCGGAACCCCTGGCTTTTCGGTCCCCTGCCTCGAGGCCCTCACCGAGGTGGCCACGGTCGTCGGCGTCGTTTGCCAGCCAGATCGCCCGGTGGGGCGCGGGCTCACGCTCACGCCGCCGCCCGTGAAGGTACGCGCCACGGAGCTGGGCATTCCCGTGGTGCAGCCCACCAAATTGAGAACCGGTGCGTTCGGTGCGTGGGTGCGCGCGCAGGCCGTCGACGTCGCGGTGGTCGTTGCCTACGGACGCATTTTGCCGTCGGACGTGCTCGCGGGCCCGCGCCTCGGGTGCCTCAACGTGCACGCGTCGCTCTTGCCGAAGTACCGCGGCGCGGCCCCCATCGCGCGCGCGGTCATGGCCGGGGAAACCGAGACGGGCATCACCTTGATGCAACTCGACGAGGGCATGGACACCGGCAACATGATTGCCAAGTTCCCGACCGCGGTCGGCGAGAACGAGACCGCGGCCGAGCTCGGCGAGCGGATGGCGCGCATTGGCGCAGACGCGCTCCGTTCGAGCTTTGCGGGCTACATCCGCGGAGACTTTCTGCCGGAGAAGCAAGATGATGCCCAGGCAACATTGGCCCCTCCGCTGAAGAAAGAGGAAGGCAAAATCGACTTCACCCTCCCTGCGCGCCGCGTGCACGACCACGTGCGCGGCGTCAATCCATGGCCCGGCGCCATCGCCATGCTGGGCGACAAGAAGGTGAAGATCCACGCCACGCGCGTTTCCGACTTTTCGCGACCGGGCGCCGCCCCGGGCACAGTCATCCTGGCCGACAAAACGCAAGTCGTCGTGGCCGCGGGCGAAGGCGCCTTGGAGCTCGTGACGGTGCAGCTCGAAGGTCGAAAAGCCGTCCGCGCGAGCGACTGGTACCTCGGTCGCGGCGTCGCGGAAAACGACGTCCTCGCGTAG
- the serC gene encoding 3-phosphoserine/phosphohydroxythreonine transaminase produces MERAINFNAGPAALPLAALERARDELLDFAGTGMSVMEHSHRGKDYERVHDEAIGLLRETAGIGDDTEVLFIQGGASQQFAQIPLNFLPDGGSADYVVHGAWGEKALSEAQAATKWSGGKVRVAATTAQGKQYTRVPSPSELQLDPKAAYVHLTSNETIHGVQFHDFPETGKVPLVCDMSSDFLWRKTDLSRFSFVYAGAQKNVGPSGIVIVLAKKDFIAQGRKDLPKIFQYRTVAENNSLYNTPPTFAIYLIRNVLLWIKESGGLSHVEAQNRKKAALIYGVLDENAGFYAAPVEKASRSTMNIVFRLPSEEHETRFLAEAKKLRMVGLKGHRSVGGIRASLYNAVSLEWTTALADFMRDFAKRG; encoded by the coding sequence ATGGAACGCGCCATCAACTTCAATGCTGGTCCCGCCGCCCTTCCACTAGCCGCGCTGGAGCGCGCCCGCGACGAGTTGCTCGACTTCGCCGGCACCGGCATGAGCGTGATGGAGCACAGTCACCGCGGCAAAGACTACGAACGGGTCCACGATGAGGCTATCGGGCTATTGCGCGAGACGGCCGGCATTGGCGACGACACCGAGGTGCTCTTCATCCAGGGCGGTGCGTCGCAGCAGTTTGCTCAGATACCGCTGAACTTTTTGCCCGATGGCGGTTCGGCCGACTACGTCGTTCATGGCGCGTGGGGCGAGAAGGCGTTGTCCGAGGCGCAAGCGGCCACGAAGTGGTCCGGCGGCAAGGTGCGCGTGGCGGCGACCACGGCGCAGGGCAAGCAGTACACGCGCGTGCCGTCGCCCTCCGAGCTCCAGCTGGATCCGAAGGCGGCCTACGTGCACCTGACGAGCAACGAGACCATCCACGGCGTGCAGTTCCACGACTTCCCCGAGACGGGGAAGGTGCCGCTCGTCTGTGACATGTCGAGCGATTTTCTATGGCGAAAGACCGACCTCTCGCGCTTCTCGTTCGTCTATGCGGGCGCGCAGAAGAACGTGGGCCCTTCGGGCATCGTCATCGTGCTCGCCAAGAAGGACTTCATCGCGCAGGGCCGCAAGGATCTGCCCAAGATTTTCCAATACCGCACGGTGGCGGAGAACAACTCGCTCTACAACACGCCGCCGACGTTCGCGATTTACCTGATTCGCAACGTCCTCCTCTGGATCAAGGAGAGCGGCGGGCTTTCGCACGTGGAGGCGCAGAATCGGAAGAAGGCCGCGTTGATTTACGGCGTCCTCGACGAGAACGCGGGCTTCTACGCGGCGCCCGTGGAGAAGGCGAGCCGCTCGACGATGAACATCGTCTTCCGTCTTCCGTCCGAGGAGCACGAGACGCGCTTCCTCGCGGAGGCCAAGAAGCTTCGCATGGTCGGCCTCAAAGGCCACCGCTCCGTGGGCGGCATCCGCGCTTCGCTCTACAACGCCGTCAGCCTGGAATGGACAACCGCGCTGGCCGACTTCATGCGCGACTTCGCCAAGCGCGGCTAA
- a CDS encoding FAD-binding oxidoreductase has product MSDLWSELEQRFPGIVTRDRAELMEYGRDFTRVHAPDPSALALPRTTEDVSAILAFCNEHGLPVVPSGGRTGLSGGAVAAKGELVLSLARMRRMDPVDTVGNTVRVQAGAITEAVHAHCEPHGLTWPVDFASKGSSQVGGNIATNAGGVKVIRYGLTRQWVLGLQVVLANGQVLELGGALEKNNTGADLRQLFIGSEGTLGVITEATLKLSRRPGKLDVFLFAVDDLAAVLHLFREVKQTPYLISAYEFFTQPCLERLTRHRAVRPPFGTPSPFYVLLELEGAPSTDALEPWLSSLFERGLVTDGTLAQHSSEAAALWQLREGISESLSATGLPHKNDVALPIASLESFCAEFERVFTARYPGLEICLFGHIGDGNLHVNVMKPDAVSKEEFLRDAKKRDLDLFAVVRAHRGSISAEHGIGLLKKDYLHFTRSPEEMALLRGIKGVFDPKGILNPGKVID; this is encoded by the coding sequence ATGTCCGATCTTTGGAGCGAGCTCGAGCAACGCTTTCCCGGCATCGTCACCCGCGATCGCGCGGAGCTCATGGAGTACGGCCGCGATTTTACGCGGGTCCATGCGCCGGATCCCTCTGCGCTCGCGCTCCCGCGCACCACGGAGGACGTCTCCGCGATACTTGCATTCTGCAATGAACACGGCCTCCCCGTGGTCCCCTCCGGCGGACGCACCGGCCTCTCGGGCGGCGCCGTCGCCGCCAAAGGGGAACTCGTGCTGTCGCTCGCGCGCATGCGCCGCATGGATCCGGTCGATACGGTGGGCAACACCGTGCGCGTGCAGGCCGGCGCGATCACCGAGGCGGTGCATGCCCACTGCGAGCCGCACGGGCTGACGTGGCCCGTCGACTTCGCGTCCAAGGGCTCGAGCCAGGTGGGTGGCAACATCGCGACCAACGCCGGCGGCGTCAAAGTGATCCGATATGGCCTCACCCGCCAATGGGTGCTCGGCCTCCAGGTCGTCCTGGCCAATGGGCAGGTGCTCGAGTTGGGCGGCGCGCTGGAAAAGAACAACACGGGCGCCGACCTGAGGCAGCTCTTCATCGGCAGCGAAGGCACCCTCGGCGTCATCACCGAGGCGACGTTGAAGCTTTCGCGCCGCCCCGGGAAGCTCGACGTGTTCCTCTTCGCCGTCGACGACCTGGCCGCCGTGCTTCACCTCTTTCGCGAGGTGAAGCAGACGCCGTACCTCATCTCAGCGTACGAGTTCTTCACGCAGCCGTGCCTCGAGCGCCTTACGCGCCACCGCGCCGTGCGGCCGCCCTTCGGCACCCCGAGCCCGTTCTACGTGTTGCTCGAGCTGGAGGGCGCGCCCAGCACCGACGCGCTCGAACCTTGGCTCTCCTCCCTCTTCGAGCGCGGCCTCGTGACCGACGGAACGTTGGCGCAGCATTCCTCGGAGGCCGCCGCCCTCTGGCAACTGCGCGAGGGCATCAGCGAGAGCCTTTCCGCCACCGGGCTACCGCACAAGAACGACGTAGCCCTCCCCATCGCCTCCCTGGAGTCGTTCTGCGCCGAGTTCGAGCGCGTCTTCACCGCGCGCTATCCCGGTTTGGAGATATGCCTCTTCGGCCACATCGGCGACGGCAACTTGCACGTCAACGTGATGAAACCCGACGCCGTCTCCAAAGAGGAATTCCTACGCGACGCCAAAAAGCGCGACCTCGACCTGTTCGCCGTCGTACGCGCCCACCGGGGCAGCATCTCCGCCGAACACGGGATTGGCCTCTTGAAAAAGGACTACCTCCACTTCACCCGCTCCCCCGAAGAAATGGCCCTCCTGCGCGGTATCAAAGGCGTCTTCGACCCCAAGGGCATTCTGAACCCGGGCAAGGTCATCGATTAG